A portion of the Haliaeetus albicilla chromosome 5, bHalAlb1.1, whole genome shotgun sequence genome contains these proteins:
- the CFL2 gene encoding cofilin-2 has product MASGVTVNDEVIKVFNDMKVRKSSTPEEIKKRKKAVLFCLSDDKKQIIVEESKQILVGDIGDTVEDPYTAFVKLLPLNDCRYALYDATYETKESKKEDLVFIFWAPESAPLKSKMIYASSKDAIKKKFTGIKHEWQVNGLDDIKDRSTLGEKLGGNVVVSLEGKPL; this is encoded by the exons ATG GCTTCTGGAGTAACAGTGAATGATGAAGTCATAAAGGTTTTCAATGACATGAAAGTAAGGAAATCTTCAACcccagaagaaattaaaaaaagaaagaaagccGTTCTTTTCTGCTTAAGTGATGACAAAAAACAAATAATTGTAGAGGAGTCAAAGCAGATACTGGTTGGTGACATTGGAGATACCGTGGAGGACCCCTATACAGCCTTTGTGAAGTTGCTACCTTTGAACGATTGCCGATATGCTTTGTATGATGCCACATATGAGACAAAGGAATCTAAGAAAGAAGACCTGGTATTTATATTCTG GGCTCCTGAAAGTGCacctttaaaaagcaagatGATCTACGCAAGCTCTAAAGatgccattaaaaagaaatttacag GTATTAAACATGAGTGGCAAGTAAATGGTTTGGATGATATTAAGGACCGTTCAACACTTGGAGAGAAATTGGGAGGCAACGTGGTAGTTTCACTTGAAGGAAAACCCTTATAA